Within Primulina tabacum isolate GXHZ01 chromosome 5, ASM2559414v2, whole genome shotgun sequence, the genomic segment taCCGAAATGAGCATACGAGGAAACAGTCTGCTGGTTTTTATACACTCGAGGATTCTTTAAATTTCCCGAAAGCAGCAAAGAAAATTTTGGGTTAATCTCACTGACTGTGACGTATTTATCATCACAAAGCCTAATTATGCTTGTTTGATTAGCCGGTGATGCGAGGCTTTCCTACTCGATAGCTGTCAGTGTTTCCTCATTTGGTTAATTGCTTTTGAAAGAACAGCAGTTGATTGATTTTTACGTCCACAACCACAAATACGTCCAGTACAATAATTTATgcgttattatttatttatttattataataatatacttttatcaataattttttttaaaagtaggTTTGAGGATTTTTAAAATCCTCGAACTATGAGTTtagttaaatattaatttatgatattgGCAGAGAGTAACACAAAGGGATTCAAGAAAGTTAATTATATATTTCTAATTTATTGAAATGTAATGTTAATTTATCCTTTAAATCTCAACCTTCTCTcgaattaaataatataataaaacttCCATAAACTAATAATGTTGGAATCactaaaatttattaattgaacgagttattaattaattgataaattaataatttattattttaaagaacaattttttattcaatgatattcattatttttaataattaaataatatttattatattgattaatcaaataaattaaacaaagaaaaaataaaaaattaaattaaatgtcaTGAAAAACAAACAACAACAgcgttatattttattaaattttcataGTAATACTTGtaattttagaaaattattaatctatGATTTTGACTATACCATAGTTTATATATGAGTTTCACAACAAATTATTATCTTATACtaatttatcgaaattattACTTTTGTACACCAGCCAAGTCGagcttaaaaaaattattttagaaaGATGATTAATTAATCGAGTCAATACATATTTAACGATGTACTTATGATATGCCTTAGTATATACTAATGATTAtcaaatattcttaaatatttttacattaTATTTTCTACCACATGATAAAAAGATGCTCACCATATACTCCAATATTTGTCCCTTTTTGATACCATATTTGCTATAATTGTATGTTGCATGCCTGAAACAAttaaattgttattatttttatgtaactTTGTTTACAAACTTGTATAATACATAATATTATCAATACAttcaaaatgatttttatgggttttttttttttttttttgcctgaGTAATACTACTAAAAGTCATCAACTTTAGAAGTTTGGTGTTCGAATTATcgtatcaaaatttcaaaataattatttaccaTCAAATTCGAGGAAAACCGTTCAATTTTGATTAAAAGTGCTTAATTGCACATTTCTTTAAATCGAATATGTCTAAAAAAATAACTGGTCAACGAGGGAAAAAGGTTAGAGCGTGTTTTACGGTGAAGGGACGAATAAGCAAAAGCTGAAGCAATGACACGTGGGTGAATGATGGGCTCTTGGATGAACATGCAAGGGCTGGGATTGAATCTTTCCTTCATTGCAAACTGAGAGAACTGTATAGGAAGTGGCCAAGATTTTCTTCTGGAAAGGAaaagaagaaataaaataaagcacAGTGGCAGTCCCATTCAAGATTCACCACACAGTGAGTCCTGCGTGAGAGAGAAACACAGGGTGAGTCCTGGCGTGAGAGAGAAACAAGGATGCCTTAAATTGAGGTTGCAGAGGAGGTGGCTAATGGCCGCTTTTGCAGGGCTGTTAAGTTAATGCATCAAAAAAGAAGAAAGACAAAATAATTTAACCCAGCACTCTCTGGAGGCCGCTATCAAAGAGTTTCTTTTATCTGTTTCTCCGTTCCTATGCACTCTTACCCTAGAAGTATTCCTAAATTTTGGTTCTGAAAAAAGTCTGCAATCAGAGAACCAACCCCCAAAAAATCACACACAAAACACACACAGCGTGTCAGTCGCATCTTTCGCCCCATGCTTCCTAGTATAAACTTTTATCGCTGTGATGACATAAATTGCGAATTTACCACTCAACCCACCCGGAAACACCGAGTTTCTTGGTTTTTTTCTGGGGTAACAATAACCCCTTTTCTGCCCTTTTAGCTCGAGGTCTTGTTCTTGCTGGCTATGGATTTTTTTTCAAACTCGAGCTTAGATTTTGCTTGTTGGGTTGCGAAATGTCTGGGTTTTTCTCACTAGGAGGTAAGGACCAAGAACAAGACCAGCAACAAACGGATACTAATAACAATAGCTCGTTTCTGTTCAAGAACGAAGAGATCTACCACAAGGGTTTCGAGATATGGCAACAGTGTCATCAACTGCATCAACAGAGAGTTCAGCAGCAGCAAAATCAGCACCACAATTTTCAAGACGTGAGCTTTTCGATTGGGCCAAGTAGTAGTAGCATCGGAAGGAACAGTATCATATTCGGAAGTAATATTGGTGATGATTCTACGAGTAATAGTTTCAGATCAGCGTCAGGGTTTAGGATGGCAAGGCAAGGTAGAGGTGCAAACGAGGGAATAAACTGTCAAGATTGCGGGAACCAAGCTAAGAAAGATTGCACGCATTCGAGATGCAGGACCTGCTGCAAGAGCCGCGGCTTGCCGTGCCAGACACACGTAAAAAGCACGTGGGTTCCCGCCGCTAAACGCCGCGAGAGGCAGCAACAGATCTCCGCTATGCAGCAGGAACAGCAGCAGTTGACGATCAGAGTGGAGAATACGAAGCGGATGAGAGAGAATTCAGGCGGCGGCGGAGGTAGTGGTGGAGGTGGATCTTCGATTCTTGCTTCAACTACACGTTTGCCT encodes:
- the LOC142545954 gene encoding protein EXPRESSION OF TERPENOIDS 1-like, with the protein product MSGFFSLGGKDQEQDQQQTDTNNNSSFLFKNEEIYHKGFEIWQQCHQLHQQRVQQQQNQHHNFQDVSFSIGPSSSSIGRNSIIFGSNIGDDSTSNSFRSASGFRMARQGRGANEGINCQDCGNQAKKDCTHSRCRTCCKSRGLPCQTHVKSTWVPAAKRRERQQQISAMQQEQQQLTIRVENTKRMRENSGGGGGSGGGGSSILASTTRLPVTTSGFDLGQFPPEVNSPAVFRCVRVSAMDDAEEHLAYQTAVSIGGHVFKGILYDQGLESRYPGGGGESSSGCGVSQQPLDFIAAASATTSAAATATTSQLNFTMLDPSIYPAPLSAFMAGTQFFPPPRP